A single region of the Dunckerocampus dactyliophorus isolate RoL2022-P2 chromosome 3, RoL_Ddac_1.1, whole genome shotgun sequence genome encodes:
- the LOC129179062 gene encoding zinc finger protein 578-like: MCKVQMLRALVNQRLTAAIEEIFVVLERTIAEYEEELSRTKEENEQRRQLLEAVFQNHQVMLQRAEVTEEHLPPEQQEWSFRVQQEEPQPLHIKKHEEEPKLPHIKEEEEDHSINHEGEHLEGLEEFPVIGVPVKSEDDEDKGESKEKREVEPPSSSSTQHMTTEADGDHCGGSQADNLLAPLTDSDDTTSHSPDTDDEDSKADMTCHTDNTRFKCSHCDKTFKHRSSLCRHERNHTDNTHFKCSYCGKTFNYHCNMKNHMRLHTGEKPFKCSFCDKIFPIKQYLKSHTVIHTRDKRFTCSVCGKNFLRKANVKAHMRLHTGERTGKEQRPLLEPVFKL, encoded by the exons atgtgtaaagtacaaatgctgagagcgttggtgaaTCAGCGGCTAACTGCGGCtattgaagaaatatttgtagtgttggaaagaacgatagcagagtacgaggaggaactttctcgaacaaaagaggagaacgagcaaCGACGTCAACTGCTGGAGGCTGTTTTCCAGAACCATCAAGTTATGTTACAAAGAGCAG aggTCACTGAAGAACATCTTCcccctgagcagcaggagtggagctTCAGGGTGCAGCAGGAGGAGCCCCAGCCCCTCCACATTAAAAAGCATGAGGAGGAGCCCAAGCTCccacacattaaagaggaagaggaggatcacaGCATCAATCAtgagggagagcatcttgaaggactggaggagttcccagtgattggtgtccctgtgaagagtgaagatgatgaagacaaaggtgaaagtaaggagaagagagaggtggagcctccaagcagcagctcaactcaacacatgacaacagaagctgatggagaccattgtggaggatcacaagcagacaacctcttagctccactaacagatagtgacgacacaacgtcacactctccagacactgatgatgaagactctaaagctgatatgacatgtcacactgacaacacacgctttaaatgctctcactgTGACAAAACTTTTAAACACCGTAGTAGTCTGTGTAGACATGAGAGaaatcacactgacaacacacactttaaatgctctTACTGTGGCAAAACTTTTAATTACcactgtaatatgaaaaaccacATGAGGctacacacaggagagaaaccattcaAGTGCTCATTTTGCGATAAAATATTCCCCATAAAGCAATATTTAAAATCCCACACAGTAATACACACCAGAGACAAACGTTTTACCTGCTCAGTCTGTGGTAAAAATTTTTTACGGAAGGCAAATGTGAAGGCACACATGAGGCTACACACAGGAGAGAGAACTGGGAAGGAGCAACGTCCACTACTGGAACCTGTTTTCAAGTTGTGA